One genomic segment of Deltaproteobacteria bacterium includes these proteins:
- a CDS encoding TatD family hydrolase produces MLIDSHAHLDAPYFQDKLAAVLYRANQSGVERVITIGVTPGSSQRCLDIARKRHSVFATAGYHPHWASKFIPEHLQEIERLARDPKVVAIGEIGLDYHHFHSPKEDQRRVFVSMLDLASSIGLPVVIHDRKANKDVSDLLSNFRHKLTGVVIHCFSGDWSLARTFLDWGFYVSIPGPVTYPHSSDLREVAEKAPLDRILLETDAPHLTPAPKKGHRNEPAFVRYTAIEVAGLRKISFEELARATTQNTLKVFGMQT; encoded by the coding sequence ATGCTCATCGATTCCCACGCTCACCTGGACGCTCCCTATTTTCAGGACAAGCTAGCCGCAGTGTTGTATAGAGCCAACCAATCCGGCGTAGAACGGGTCATTACCATTGGAGTAACGCCCGGCAGTTCACAAAGATGTCTGGACATCGCCCGAAAGCGGCATTCCGTTTTCGCTACCGCGGGATATCATCCCCACTGGGCAAGTAAGTTCATTCCCGAACATCTTCAAGAAATAGAGCGTCTGGCCCGAGATCCCAAAGTGGTGGCCATTGGAGAAATCGGTTTGGATTATCACCATTTCCATTCTCCGAAAGAAGACCAAAGGCGTGTTTTCGTGTCGATGCTCGATCTGGCTTCGTCCATCGGTCTCCCCGTGGTGATTCACGACCGGAAGGCAAATAAGGACGTATCGGATCTGCTCTCAAACTTCAGACACAAGCTGACGGGCGTGGTCATACACTGTTTCTCGGGTGACTGGTCGCTCGCGCGAACCTTTCTGGACTGGGGATTCTATGTGTCCATACCCGGACCCGTTACCTATCCGCATTCTTCAGATCTTCGGGAAGTGGCTGAAAAGGCGCCTCTGGATCGCATCCTTCTGGAAACCGACGCTCCCCACCTGACGCCCGCACCCAAGAAAGGCCATCGAAACGAACCGGCGTTTGTCAGATATACGGCAATCGAAGTGGCCGGTTTGAGAAAGATCTCTTTCGAGGAACTCGCGCGGGCTACCACGCAGAACACACTCAAGGTGTTTGGGATGCAAACATAA
- the glgB gene encoding 1,4-alpha-glucan branching protein GlgB: MAHTPEEDIDKIIGSDHYDPFAVLGAHEVPSGEGGGVVWRVHNPDAVQIRVLDDSDRTSSWTMKHVRDGFFELIVPDRERVFPYVLQTRYRNGSIRTQKDPYSFLPVLSEYDLHLFSEGRHHHAYTWLGAHPKTVEGVEGVSFAVWAPTAKRVSVVGDFNNWDGRRHLMRVRGGSGVWELFMPGLKNGDLYKFEIKPCTGEAFVKADPYAFFREKRPGTASAVYDLDRYEWGDHEWQTRKKKWNPYDSAISIYEVHLGSWKRKNAPDEPFYNYLELADALVRYVKEMGFTHIELLPVLSHPYDASWGYQVTGYFAPTARFGRPADFMYFVDTCHQHGVGVILDWVPAHFPKDPHGLSRFDGSHLYEHGDPRQGEHPDWQTLIFNYGRNEVRNFLVSNAVFWHDRYHVDGLRVDAVASMLYLDYSRRTGEWIPNKYGGNENLDAVAFLKEMNQVVFSYYPSSLMIAEESTAWPGVTQPAYLGGLGFNFKWNMGWMHDTLRYMSKEPVHRKFHHNLLSFGMLYAYHENFILPLSHDEVVHGKRALIGKMPGDLWQKFANLRLLYGYMFGFPGKQMLFMGGEFGQWTEWSHDRSLEWDLLQDENHLGVQRLVRELNRLYVSEPALYEIDFDPAGFEWIDVNDSDQSTLSFIRYSRDRSKFLVFVLNFTPVVRYGFRLGVPESGRYDEVVNTDAGVYGGGNVGNRGAVIAQPEPWHGRPCSVEITLPPLAAVVFRPAATR; this comes from the coding sequence ATGGCTCACACTCCTGAAGAAGATATCGACAAGATCATCGGGTCCGATCACTACGACCCTTTCGCCGTGCTGGGGGCTCACGAGGTTCCTTCAGGCGAAGGGGGAGGGGTGGTCTGGCGCGTCCACAATCCGGATGCGGTTCAGATACGTGTCCTGGACGACTCGGACCGTACCTCCTCGTGGACCATGAAGCACGTAAGGGACGGTTTTTTCGAACTCATCGTCCCGGATCGAGAGCGGGTATTCCCCTATGTACTCCAGACCCGCTATCGGAACGGGTCCATTCGAACACAGAAAGATCCCTACTCCTTTCTGCCCGTCCTCTCGGAATACGATTTGCATCTTTTCTCCGAGGGCAGGCACCACCACGCGTACACCTGGCTCGGCGCGCATCCGAAGACCGTCGAGGGCGTCGAGGGCGTTTCGTTTGCCGTATGGGCCCCAACCGCCAAACGTGTCAGCGTGGTGGGAGACTTTAACAATTGGGACGGTCGCAGGCATCTCATGCGCGTCCGGGGCGGCTCCGGGGTCTGGGAACTCTTCATGCCGGGGCTGAAAAATGGAGATCTGTACAAATTCGAGATCAAACCGTGTACCGGCGAAGCATTCGTGAAGGCTGATCCCTATGCGTTTTTCCGTGAGAAGCGGCCGGGAACCGCCTCCGCGGTGTACGATCTGGACCGGTACGAGTGGGGCGACCACGAGTGGCAGACACGGAAAAAGAAATGGAATCCTTACGACTCCGCGATTTCCATCTATGAAGTGCACCTCGGAAGTTGGAAACGCAAAAACGCTCCGGACGAACCCTTTTACAACTATCTGGAATTGGCCGACGCACTGGTGCGTTATGTGAAAGAGATGGGCTTTACGCACATCGAGTTGCTGCCTGTTTTGTCTCATCCCTATGACGCGTCCTGGGGATATCAGGTTACCGGATACTTCGCTCCAACGGCTCGATTCGGCCGGCCGGCCGATTTCATGTATTTCGTGGACACCTGTCACCAACATGGCGTCGGCGTCATTCTGGACTGGGTGCCCGCTCATTTTCCCAAAGATCCGCATGGATTGTCACGATTCGACGGCAGTCACCTCTATGAACACGGGGATCCCAGACAGGGAGAACATCCGGACTGGCAGACACTGATATTCAATTATGGTCGAAATGAAGTCCGCAATTTTCTCGTCTCCAATGCGGTGTTTTGGCATGACCGGTATCATGTGGACGGTTTGCGCGTGGATGCCGTGGCGTCCATGTTATACTTGGACTACTCCCGACGGACAGGCGAGTGGATCCCAAATAAGTACGGGGGAAATGAAAACCTCGATGCCGTGGCTTTTCTCAAAGAGATGAACCAGGTGGTGTTCAGCTATTACCCATCCTCGTTGATGATTGCGGAGGAATCCACCGCCTGGCCCGGCGTGACGCAGCCGGCGTATTTGGGCGGGTTGGGCTTCAACTTCAAATGGAACATGGGATGGATGCACGATACGCTTCGGTATATGTCCAAAGAGCCGGTTCATCGAAAATTTCATCACAACCTGCTTTCGTTCGGCATGCTGTACGCGTATCACGAGAACTTCATTTTGCCGTTGTCTCACGACGAAGTGGTCCACGGCAAGCGGGCGCTGATCGGCAAAATGCCCGGAGACCTCTGGCAGAAATTCGCCAACCTCCGGCTGCTGTATGGATACATGTTCGGATTCCCCGGCAAGCAGATGCTGTTTATGGGGGGAGAGTTTGGACAGTGGACCGAATGGAGCCATGATCGCAGCCTGGAGTGGGATTTACTTCAGGACGAAAATCACCTGGGCGTTCAGCGTCTCGTTCGTGAACTGAACCGATTGTATGTTTCCGAACCCGCACTGTACGAAATAGATTTCGATCCGGCGGGTTTCGAATGGATCGATGTAAACGACTCCGACCAGAGCACCCTGAGTTTTATCCGATATTCCAGAGATCGCTCCAAGTTTCTCGTGTTTGTCCTCAACTTCACTCCCGTCGTTCGATACGGATTTAGACTGGGTGTTCCGGAATCCGGTCGGTACGACGAAGTGGTGAACACGGATGCAGGGGTTTATGGGGGCGGCAACGTGGGAAATCGGGGGGCGGTCATCGCGCAACCGGAGCCGTGGCACGGGAGGCCTTGTTCCGTCGAGATCACGTTGCCGCCTCTGGCTGCGGTGGTGTTCAGGCCGGCGGCGACTCGATGA